One window of the Marinicella rhabdoformis genome contains the following:
- the nth gene encoding endonuclease III, which yields MNKQKRTEIFTRWRNINPKPETELEYSSPFELLVAVALSAQATDVGVNKATRKLFPVANTPEAIYALGEEGLKEYIKTIGLFNSKAKHVIQACKILIEEFDSVVPENRKDLESLPGVGRKTANVILNTAFGQPAMAVDTHIFRVSNRTKIAPGKDVLEVEKRLMRLIPKEFILDAHHWLILHGRYTCKARKPNCKECVIVDLCEFNKKVLD from the coding sequence ATGAACAAACAAAAACGCACCGAAATTTTTACACGCTGGCGCAACATCAACCCAAAACCCGAAACCGAATTGGAATATTCATCGCCTTTTGAATTGTTGGTTGCCGTGGCATTGTCTGCACAGGCCACTGATGTGGGTGTCAATAAAGCGACGCGTAAATTATTTCCAGTGGCGAACACACCAGAAGCGATTTATGCTTTGGGAGAAGAGGGCTTAAAAGAATATATTAAAACCATAGGCTTGTTTAATTCAAAAGCCAAACACGTGATTCAAGCTTGTAAAATTCTGATTGAGGAATTTGATTCTGTGGTGCCAGAAAACCGCAAAGATTTGGAATCTTTGCCCGGTGTGGGTAGAAAAACTGCCAATGTGATTTTGAATACAGCATTTGGGCAGCCTGCAATGGCCGTGGATACCCACATATTCCGCGTCAGTAACCGAACCAAAATCGCACCGGGTAAAGATGTTTTGGAAGTCGAAAAGCGCTTGATGCGTTTGATACCCAAAGAATTTATCCTCGATGCGCACCATTGGCTGATATTGCATGGCCGTTATACCTGTAAAGCGCGCAAACCCAACTGCAAAGAATGTGTGATTGTGGATTTGTGTGAGTTTAATAAGAAAGTGCTGGATTAA
- a CDS encoding sulfotransferase: protein MGKPPIFITGRFRAGTSFLWQLFDRLPDFCAWYEPLHPQLPSHVKYIKPKADHVGIKDYWRSYSLHPEYVDGFNSDFAHNGLWLESDSQYPELKQYIDGLIELSGGQQAVLQFNRVDFRLKWLRANYPDAIIIHIKRKPMQLWYSQRKHLPESERNNPSAPDAYELMQWSVALSSRFPFLAKRNHPHAFYRSYILHKLSDLMGAQCADLCLSLEQDVFESDKFAAKLEKHVGLTSDVWLKAQGQKHVPPLMGMDVNEMSKLTKIMAGVDALLSQSGLKPHCGQLTLEQIKSEFSEFWDSQSLDVEWQNEEMLHAMAVQQTELTNLMAIKNDLAEQLQQLKHSQHNN from the coding sequence ATGGGTAAACCGCCCATTTTTATAACAGGAAGGTTCCGTGCAGGAACCTCTTTTTTGTGGCAATTGTTTGATCGATTGCCAGATTTTTGTGCTTGGTATGAGCCATTGCATCCACAATTGCCTTCACATGTGAAGTACATCAAGCCCAAAGCAGATCATGTGGGCATCAAGGATTATTGGCGCAGTTACAGCCTTCATCCTGAGTATGTAGATGGCTTCAATTCAGATTTTGCTCACAACGGGTTATGGTTAGAGTCAGACAGTCAATACCCAGAACTTAAACAGTACATAGACGGTTTGATTGAATTATCTGGAGGGCAGCAAGCTGTTTTACAGTTCAATCGGGTGGATTTTCGTTTGAAATGGTTAAGAGCCAATTACCCTGATGCGATTATTATTCATATCAAGCGAAAGCCCATGCAACTTTGGTACTCTCAAAGAAAACATTTGCCCGAATCTGAAAGGAATAACCCATCGGCTCCTGATGCTTATGAATTGATGCAATGGTCTGTGGCTTTATCATCTAGGTTTCCTTTTTTAGCCAAACGCAACCATCCGCACGCTTTTTACCGCAGCTACATATTACACAAACTTTCTGACTTGATGGGTGCGCAGTGTGCTGATTTGTGTTTGTCACTCGAACAGGATGTGTTTGAAAGTGATAAGTTCGCAGCAAAGCTCGAAAAGCATGTGGGTTTAACTTCTGATGTCTGGTTAAAAGCTCAGGGACAAAAGCATGTTCCCCCTTTGATGGGTATGGATGTTAATGAAATGTCCAAGTTAACAAAAATAATGGCAGGGGTTGATGCGTTGTTGTCGCAATCCGGATTAAAACCGCATTGTGGTCAATTAACACTGGAACAAATAAAAAGTGAATTTTCTGAATTTTGGGACAGCCAGTCCTTGGATGTTGAATGGCAAAATGAAGAAATGTTACACGCCATGGCGGTACAACAAACCGAGTTAACCAATCTGATGGCAATCAAAAATGACCTGGCAGAGCAGCTACAACAACTGAAACACAGTCAGCATAATAACTAA
- the map gene encoding type I methionyl aminopeptidase has product MAVIIKTPEQIEKMRAAGRLAAEVLDLIGEYVKPGVSTQTLDDICHKHITEVQNAIPAPLNYRGFPKSICTSVNHVICHGIPDEKKILKEGDIVNIDVTVIKDGWHGDTSRMYFVGEPKQRAKRLVDVTYEATKLGIQMVKPGVTLGDIGAAIQAHAYKNRYSVVYEYCGHGIGQTFHEDPQVLHYGRAGTGLKLEQGMTFTIEPMINIGKRHSKLLGDGWTVVTKDRSLSAQWEHTIAVTEDGYDVLTESPNFPL; this is encoded by the coding sequence ATGGCCGTTATCATAAAGACCCCAGAACAAATTGAAAAAATGCGCGCAGCGGGACGCTTGGCCGCAGAAGTATTGGACCTGATTGGTGAATACGTTAAGCCGGGTGTGTCAACGCAAACCTTAGATGACATCTGTCATAAACACATTACTGAGGTTCAAAATGCCATTCCTGCACCCTTGAATTACCGTGGCTTCCCTAAATCGATTTGTACTTCGGTTAATCATGTGATTTGTCATGGCATTCCGGACGAAAAGAAAATCTTGAAAGAAGGCGATATCGTCAATATTGATGTCACAGTGATTAAAGATGGCTGGCATGGTGATACATCACGGATGTATTTTGTGGGTGAACCCAAACAGCGCGCTAAACGATTGGTTGATGTCACATATGAGGCAACAAAATTGGGCATTCAAATGGTTAAACCTGGTGTGACTTTGGGTGACATTGGGGCGGCGATTCAAGCCCATGCTTATAAGAACCGTTACTCTGTGGTCTATGAATATTGTGGTCATGGTATTGGTCAAACATTCCACGAAGATCCACAAGTCTTGCACTATGGGCGAGCTGGCACAGGTTTGAAGCTGGAACAAGGCATGACTTTTACCATTGAGCCAATGATAAATATTGGTAAGCGGCATTCTAAGTTGTTGGGTGATGGATGGACCGTTGTCACTAAAGATCGAAGCTTATCAGCCCAGTGGGAGCATACCATTGCGGTCACTGAAGATGGTTATGATGTGTTGACTGAGTCTCCTAATTTTCCGCTCTGA
- the hemB gene encoding porphobilinogen synthase: MQYPFTRKRRLRSSQAIRNLSAENHLTVNDLIWPVFVLDGFNRTEKIDSMPGVQRMSVDVLLEKLVPLHEKGLNAIALFPVIDSQFKTDDAAEAWNTEGLVQRSVKTIKSSLPELMVITDVALDPYTSHGQDGIINEQGEILNDVTIKALVMQAKSHAKAGADVVAPSDMMDGRVGAIREALENNKLYNTAILSYAAKYASSFYGPFRDAVGSAANLGKSSKETYQMNPANALEAIDEIAMDIDEGADMVMVKPGMPYLDIISMAKSHFNVPVCAYHVSGEYAMLQSAIDNGYLAEKPAIMEALMCFKRAGTDAILTYYADRVTEWLSE; the protein is encoded by the coding sequence ATGCAATACCCTTTCACTCGAAAAAGACGCTTAAGAAGCTCACAAGCCATCAGAAATTTATCGGCAGAAAATCACCTGACAGTCAACGATTTGATTTGGCCAGTCTTTGTATTGGATGGTTTTAACCGCACTGAAAAAATTGATTCCATGCCGGGCGTCCAGCGCATGAGTGTTGATGTTTTACTTGAAAAATTGGTGCCTTTGCATGAAAAGGGGTTGAATGCGATTGCCCTCTTCCCTGTGATTGACTCCCAATTCAAAACAGATGATGCCGCTGAAGCTTGGAATACCGAAGGCTTGGTACAGCGCAGTGTCAAAACCATCAAGTCATCATTACCTGAGTTGATGGTCATCACCGATGTGGCTTTGGATCCATACACGTCTCACGGACAAGATGGTATCATCAATGAACAAGGTGAGATCCTTAATGACGTCACCATCAAAGCGCTGGTGATGCAGGCCAAATCACACGCCAAAGCCGGTGCTGATGTGGTTGCCCCTTCAGACATGATGGACGGTCGTGTTGGCGCCATTCGTGAGGCATTAGAAAACAACAAACTGTATAACACCGCCATCTTATCTTACGCCGCCAAATATGCCTCCAGCTTTTATGGGCCATTTCGTGACGCCGTCGGTTCTGCTGCAAATTTAGGTAAAAGCTCAAAAGAAACCTACCAGATGAATCCCGCCAATGCCTTAGAAGCGATTGATGAAATCGCCATGGACATAGACGAAGGCGCTGATATGGTGATGGTCAAACCTGGTATGCCTTACCTTGACATCATCTCAATGGCCAAGTCACACTTTAATGTACCTGTCTGCGCCTACCATGTATCAGGCGAATATGCGATGTTACAAAGTGCCATAGACAATGGCTATCTGGCTGAAAAACCCGCCATTATGGAAGCTTTGATGTGTTTCAAACGTGCCGGAACCGATGCCATATTGACCTATTATGCCGACCGTGTCACCGAATGGTTGAGCGAGTGA
- the aroE gene encoding shikimate dehydrogenase produces MNKPDTSTTNQTRPYQLALFGHPVAHSQSPKIHQGFAAQFDLNIEYHLIDVEKDILWAQVHQFFAQDGKGANITVPHKQHIIPALDAITERAELAGAVNTLFIQNNQLWGDNTDGAGFVLDLKSKGITIKGQSILIIGAGGASKGIIPALLTECPNSIHITNRTQAKAIELANQFDSCSAVNIDTTGPSYDLIIHATSIGHQGLCPHLNSDWFNEHTTAYDLSYGQAAKPFLDTAKTLGAKASHGGLGMLYGQAALAFEIWFNKKAKID; encoded by the coding sequence GTGAACAAACCAGACACTTCAACAACAAATCAAACAAGGCCGTATCAGTTGGCTTTGTTTGGTCACCCAGTAGCGCACAGTCAGTCACCCAAAATCCACCAAGGTTTTGCGGCACAATTTGACTTAAACATTGAATACCATTTAATTGATGTTGAAAAAGACATACTTTGGGCACAAGTACATCAATTCTTTGCCCAAGACGGAAAAGGTGCCAACATCACCGTGCCACACAAACAACACATCATTCCAGCCTTAGATGCCATCACTGAACGAGCTGAATTGGCCGGCGCTGTCAATACATTGTTTATTCAGAATAATCAGTTGTGGGGCGACAACACCGATGGTGCTGGCTTTGTCTTAGACTTGAAGTCTAAAGGCATAACAATTAAAGGCCAATCCATCCTCATCATTGGCGCAGGAGGTGCCAGCAAAGGCATCATTCCAGCATTACTTACAGAATGTCCAAACTCAATTCATATCACCAATCGTACGCAGGCCAAAGCCATTGAACTGGCCAACCAGTTTGACTCATGCTCAGCCGTTAACATTGATACGACAGGCCCAAGTTATGACCTCATCATTCATGCCACTTCCATTGGCCACCAAGGTTTATGCCCTCATTTAAACAGTGATTGGTTCAACGAACACACCACTGCTTACGATTTGAGTTATGGACAAGCGGCAAAACCATTCCTTGATACTGCCAAAACCTTAGGCGCCAAAGCCAGCCACGGCGGACTGGGCATGCTTTATGGGCAGGCGGCTTTGGCTTTTGAAATTTGGTTTAATAAAAAAGCGAAAATTGACTGA